A region from the Musa acuminata AAA Group cultivar baxijiao chromosome BXJ1-10, Cavendish_Baxijiao_AAA, whole genome shotgun sequence genome encodes:
- the LOC135594873 gene encoding UPF0481 protein At3g47200-like, whose product MNTVEEAAVIALDMEWVRLLEKRVEDTQWGEEWRTKRPTIYRVPNHIRDSDPDAYEPMIVSIGPYHHDKPRLQAMNHIKWHYLKQFLGRNPHMGLADYLSEIKDKERDIRMAYSEQVDKSSNDFLQMMLLDGCFVIEMLLYWKGQGGLEAAQNPITSPSSLLVLARDMLMLENQLPFSLLQTLLDSAIPDRSPQLTGLMINFLDGCVDFKIQIPSRSVDFHHILHLLHSRVTPPKKLDKMKSQSSDSNRSLQWMNRLCCCGEDPEVTDEPVSLLGWIPSATKLREAGVHFRRKKEATSFLDISFKNKKMEIPQLQVDDGTNALFRNLIAFEQCYDEVSSHVTAYASLMDCIVDTAADVALLQKCGIIVSGLGDSKEIALLFNKLCKEVAINDNECHLSSIFRDVNKHCNTRCNKWRATLNHDYFGNPWAIVSLSAAIFLFVLAITQTILRIITFVRHHN is encoded by the coding sequence ATGAATACTGTAGAGGAGGCCGCTGTGATAGCTCTGGATATGGAATGGGTAAGACTCTTGGAGAAGAGGGTGGAGGACACACAGTGGGGGGAGGAATGGCGCACCAAGCGGCCGACCATCTACAGAGTCCCAAACCACATCCGAGACAGTGATCCCGACGCCTACGAGCCGATGATCGTCTCGATCGGTCCCTACCACCATGACAAGCCTCGCCTGCAAGCCATGAACCACATCAAATGGCACTACCTCAAGCAATTCCTGGGCCGAAACCCTCACATGGGCCTGGCAGACTACCTTTCGGAGATCAAGGATAAAGAGCGCGACATACGCATGGCCTATTCAGAACAGGTGGACAAGAGCAGCAACGATTTCCTCCAAATGATGTTGCTTGACGGCTGCTTTGTGATCGAGATGTTATTGTACTGGAAAGGTCAGGGAGGACTGGAAGCTGCCCAGAATCCAATCACAAGCCCATCGTCCCTATTGGTATTAGCGAGGGATATGTTGATGCTGGAAAACCAGCTCCCTTTCTCTCTCCTCCAGACTTTATTGGACTCTGCTATTCCTGACCGGTCTCCTCAGCTAACAGGTCTTATGATCAACTTTCTTGATGGCTGCGTGGATTTCAAGATTCAAATTCCGTCCCGGAGCGTGGattttcaccacatccttcatcttcTTCATTCTCGCGTTACCCCACCAAAGAAGCTTGATAAGATGAAGAGCCAGTCGTCCGACTCCAACCGCTCCTTACAGTGGATGAACAGGTTATGCTGCTGTGGAGAAGATCCGGAGGTGACGGACGAGCCCGTTTCCCTGCTGGGATGGATTCCGAGTGCGACAAAACTCAGGGAGGCTGGAGTCCACTTCAGGAGGAAGAAGGAGGCGACGAGTTTCCTGGACATCAGCTTTAAGAATAAGAAGATGGAGATCCCCCAGCTTCAGGTCGATGACGGCACCAACGCACTCTTCAGGAACCTCATCGCGTTCGAGCAGTGCTACGACGAGGTCAGCTCTCATGTCACGGCCTACGCGTCGCTCATGGATTGCATCGTCGACACCGCTGCAGACGTCGCGTTGCTCCAGAAATGTGGAATCATCGTCAGCGGCTTGGGCGACAGCAAAGAGATCGCCCTTCTCTTCAACAAACTCTGCAAGGAGGTGGCGATCAACGACAACGAGTGCCATCTTTCGAGCATCTTCAGGGACGTCAACAAGCACTGCAACACCAGATGTAACAAATGGCGGGCAACGCTGAATCATGATTACTTCGGTAATCCTTGGGCGATCGTCTCACTGTCTGCAGCTATCTTCCTCTTCGTCCTCGCTATAACGCAGACCATCTTAAGGATTATAACCTTTGTTCGGCATCATAATTAG